Proteins found in one Synechococcus sp. LA31 genomic segment:
- a CDS encoding L-threonylcarbamoyladenylate synthase: MTSQAVPAIELAARLQAGEAALFPTDTLPALAARPESAALLWELKQRPQHKPVILMAATSAELLSCLGVPIDPAWQAMADRYWPGALTLVLPARGPLLAQLNPGGTSLGVRLPACPAAQALLAKTGPLATTSANRSGEPACLDHQQAGDRFPAVAQLAPVPWPALSGQGSTVMEWCPAGGWNLLRAGAVLPPELESIGHSI, translated from the coding sequence ATGACCAGCCAAGCCGTTCCAGCGATCGAGCTCGCCGCACGCCTCCAGGCCGGCGAAGCAGCGCTCTTTCCAACCGACACACTGCCAGCCCTAGCAGCGCGGCCCGAATCCGCAGCGCTGTTGTGGGAGCTGAAACAGCGCCCTCAGCACAAGCCTGTGATTCTGATGGCAGCAACAAGCGCGGAGCTGCTGAGCTGCCTGGGAGTGCCGATCGATCCGGCCTGGCAAGCCATGGCTGATCGCTACTGGCCCGGAGCGCTCACCCTGGTGTTACCAGCCCGGGGCCCTCTGCTAGCGCAACTCAACCCAGGCGGCACCAGCCTCGGGGTGCGGCTACCGGCCTGCCCAGCGGCCCAGGCACTGCTGGCTAAGACTGGACCCCTTGCTACCACCAGCGCCAACCGCTCAGGGGAGCCTGCCTGCCTGGATCACCAACAAGCAGGCGATCGTTTTCCAGCTGTGGCACAACTAGCTCCCGTGCCCTGGCCAGCCCTCTCGGGCCAAGGCAGCACGGTGATGGAGTGGTGTCCAGCAGGGGGCTGGAATCTGCTCCGCGCTGGTGCTGTACTGCCGCCTGAACTTGAGAGTATTGGCCACTCAATCTGA
- the prmC gene encoding peptide chain release factor N(5)-glutamine methyltransferase has translation MHYPVVATDLLQWRRQQLERGGQPSELDWLLDLEGGLPWQKQQQLRLYPEEPVALAVPLSRLAELWQQYLQQHTPLQYLVGRCPWRDLDIKVEPGALIPRQETELLVDLAQGLIGPQWANPPMRWADLGTGSGCLALALARSWPNSLGWAVDQSPQALALAKRNLSTETGVQLRQGSWWAPLHDCLGQLDLVVSNPPYIPTEIWRDLEPQVRDHEPELALHGGSDGLDAIRAITAGAAMALAPGGWLLIEHHHDQSAAVLELLAAGGLEQREAHQDLEGVKRFASGRRQAAPT, from the coding sequence ATGCACTACCCGGTGGTCGCAACCGATCTTCTGCAGTGGCGGCGGCAACAGCTTGAGCGGGGCGGCCAACCCAGTGAGCTGGACTGGTTGCTTGATCTGGAGGGCGGGCTGCCATGGCAAAAGCAGCAACAACTGCGGCTCTATCCCGAGGAACCCGTAGCCCTGGCAGTGCCGCTGAGCCGGCTGGCGGAGCTGTGGCAGCAATACCTCCAACAGCACACGCCATTGCAATACCTCGTGGGCCGTTGCCCATGGCGGGATCTCGACATCAAGGTGGAACCTGGAGCCTTGATTCCCAGGCAGGAAACAGAGCTGCTCGTGGATCTGGCTCAGGGCCTGATTGGCCCCCAATGGGCGAACCCTCCGATGCGCTGGGCGGACCTGGGCACAGGATCGGGCTGCTTAGCTCTAGCCCTGGCGCGCAGCTGGCCCAACAGCCTGGGCTGGGCCGTAGACCAATCGCCCCAAGCCCTCGCCCTGGCCAAGCGCAACCTTTCAACCGAGACCGGTGTGCAACTGCGCCAGGGCAGCTGGTGGGCTCCCCTCCACGATTGCCTGGGACAGCTGGATCTGGTGGTATCCAATCCCCCGTACATCCCCACAGAGATATGGCGTGACCTAGAGCCACAGGTGCGCGATCACGAACCTGAACTGGCCCTCCATGGCGGCAGCGACGGCCTCGATGCCATCCGCGCCATCACTGCCGGTGCAGCGATGGCGCTTGCCCCAGGCGGTTGGCTGTTGATCGAGCACCACCACGACCAAAGCGCCGCGGTACTTGAACTGCTCGCCGCCGGCGGGTTAGAGCAACGGGAAGCCCACCAAGATCTCGAGGGCGTGAAGCGCTTCGCCAGTGGTCGGCGCCAGGCGGCGCCGACCTGA
- a CDS encoding DNA-processing protein DprA gives MGELLQVPFAAPAGPRSQRSGGRTRRRRQRRDQQPRGHNPAVEYARLWRLVWSRCPGIGWQRLERIEGMFGSLELAWQAKESDLLHALSGRTRLKPQEAEAIGRYREKLGPTPFKQPLCRDQRRRWTTPLCLLPDDPAYPSALLDLDRPPTQLFWHGRGSLWAPLCRGQAVAVVGTRRPSRHGGGMARAIGRALAEAGWPVVSGLAEGIDAEAHQGCLEAGGRPVGVLGTPLSRVYPRHHHQLQAAVGEQGLLVSELAHGTPGRPGHFALRNRLQVGLAQALVLVECPESSGALHSATIAWELGMPIWVVPADASKFSAAGSNRWLGQGATPLLSPADLLSSLGAGPLMARAAAEPTAEHGALQLREAALLGAMGAGASLDQLCDRLRLSPAVLSERLLRLELAGLLRSEPGLWWRPC, from the coding sequence GTGGGGGAGTTGTTGCAGGTGCCCTTCGCGGCGCCAGCCGGGCCGCGGAGTCAGAGGAGCGGTGGTCGCACCCGCCGCAGACGCCAGCGCCGCGACCAACAGCCACGGGGGCACAACCCAGCCGTGGAGTATGCGCGGCTTTGGCGGCTGGTGTGGTCGCGCTGCCCAGGCATCGGCTGGCAGCGATTGGAGCGGATCGAAGGGATGTTTGGCAGCCTGGAGCTCGCCTGGCAGGCCAAGGAGTCGGATTTGCTGCACGCCCTCAGCGGCCGCACCCGGCTGAAGCCGCAGGAGGCGGAAGCCATCGGCCGCTACCGCGAGAAGCTCGGGCCCACGCCCTTCAAACAACCGCTGTGCAGGGATCAACGGCGGCGGTGGACGACGCCGCTCTGCCTCCTCCCCGACGACCCTGCCTACCCTTCAGCCCTGCTGGATCTGGATCGACCGCCGACCCAGCTGTTCTGGCACGGGCGCGGGTCGCTTTGGGCTCCGCTCTGCCGCGGTCAGGCCGTGGCGGTGGTCGGAACTCGCCGACCATCGCGTCACGGAGGCGGCATGGCCCGAGCGATCGGGCGTGCCCTGGCCGAGGCCGGTTGGCCGGTGGTGAGTGGACTAGCCGAGGGGATTGACGCTGAAGCCCATCAGGGATGCCTGGAGGCTGGTGGCCGGCCGGTTGGCGTGCTCGGCACTCCACTGAGCCGCGTGTATCCACGCCATCACCATCAGCTGCAGGCGGCCGTAGGCGAGCAGGGGCTGCTGGTGAGCGAGCTGGCTCACGGCACCCCAGGGCGCCCGGGCCATTTCGCCCTGCGCAATCGTCTACAGGTGGGCCTTGCCCAGGCGCTAGTGCTGGTGGAATGCCCTGAGAGCAGCGGCGCCCTGCATTCAGCCACCATTGCCTGGGAACTGGGGATGCCGATCTGGGTGGTGCCGGCTGACGCTTCCAAATTCAGCGCCGCAGGCAGCAACCGCTGGCTGGGACAGGGCGCAACACCCTTGCTTAGCCCGGCCGATCTGCTCAGCAGCCTCGGCGCCGGGCCACTGATGGCGCGTGCAGCAGCGGAGCCCACAGCGGAGCACGGCGCTCTGCAATTGCGTGAAGCCGCTCTGCTTGGGGCGATGGGGGCTGGCGCATCGCTGGATCAACTCTGTGATCGGTTGCGCCTGAGCCCTGCGGTGTTGAGCGAGCGACTGCTGCGGCTGGAGCTAGCGGGGTTACTGCGCAGTGAGCCCGGCCTCTGGTGGAGGCCCTGCTGA
- the psaB gene encoding photosystem I core protein PsaB, whose amino-acid sequence MATKFPSFSQGLAQDPTTRRIWYGIATAHDFESHDGMTEEKLYQKLFSTHFGHLAIIGLWVSGNLFHVAWQGNFEQWVADPLHVRPIAHAIWDPHFGQGAITAFTQAGASSPVNIAYSGVYHWWYTIGMRTNAELYQGSIFMMILSAWALFAGWLHLQPKFRPSLAWFKNAESRLNHHLAVLFGFSSIAWAGHLVHVAIPESRGQHVGWDNFLNVLPHPAGLAPFFTGNWGVYAQNPDTAYQVFGTSEGAGTAILTFLGGFHPQSEALWLTDIAHHHLAIGCLFVIAGHMYRTNFGIGHSIREILEAHNPPKGTPGDLGAGHKGLYDTINNSLHFQLGLALASLGVVTSLVAQHMYSMPSYAFIAKDYTTQAALYTHHQYIAIFLMCGAFAHGAIFFIRDYDPEANKDNVLARMLEHKEAIISHLSWVSLFLGFHTLGLYVHNDVVVAFGTPEKQILVEPVFAQFVQAASGKAMYGFDVLLSNGASAASNASAAYMGGWMDAINDGGNDLFLQIGPGDFLVHHAIALGLHTTTLILVKGALDARGSKLMPDKKDFGYSFPCDGPGRGGTCDISAWDAFYLAVFWALNTVGWLTFYWHWKHLAIWQGNVAQFNESSTYLMGWFRDYLWLNSSQLINGYNPYGSNNLAVWAWMFLFGHLIWATGFMFLISWRGYWQELIETIVWAHQRTPLANLVGWRDKPVALSIVQARVVGLAHFTVGYFVTYAAFLIASTSGKFG is encoded by the coding sequence ATGGCAACGAAATTTCCTTCGTTCAGCCAGGGCCTGGCACAGGACCCGACAACCCGTCGTATTTGGTACGGGATCGCCACGGCTCACGACTTCGAGAGCCATGACGGAATGACGGAGGAGAAGCTTTACCAAAAGCTCTTCTCCACCCACTTCGGTCACCTCGCGATCATCGGCCTCTGGGTTTCGGGCAACCTGTTCCATGTCGCCTGGCAGGGCAACTTCGAGCAGTGGGTCGCCGATCCTCTGCATGTTCGTCCCATCGCTCACGCGATCTGGGATCCCCACTTCGGCCAAGGCGCCATCACGGCCTTCACCCAGGCCGGCGCCTCCTCCCCGGTGAACATTGCGTACTCCGGCGTGTACCACTGGTGGTACACGATTGGCATGCGCACCAATGCCGAGCTGTATCAGGGTTCCATCTTCATGATGATCCTGTCGGCCTGGGCTCTGTTCGCTGGCTGGCTGCACCTGCAGCCCAAGTTCCGGCCTTCCCTGGCTTGGTTCAAGAACGCTGAATCCCGCCTGAACCACCACCTTGCGGTGCTGTTCGGCTTCAGCTCCATCGCCTGGGCCGGTCACCTGGTTCACGTGGCGATTCCTGAATCCCGCGGTCAGCACGTCGGTTGGGACAACTTCCTGAATGTGCTGCCTCACCCCGCGGGTCTGGCTCCGTTCTTCACCGGCAATTGGGGCGTTTACGCCCAGAACCCCGACACCGCCTATCAGGTGTTCGGTACCTCAGAAGGCGCAGGCACCGCCATCCTCACCTTCCTGGGTGGTTTCCATCCTCAGAGTGAGGCCCTCTGGCTCACCGACATTGCCCATCACCACCTGGCGATTGGCTGTCTGTTTGTGATTGCCGGCCACATGTACCGGACCAACTTCGGTATCGGCCACTCGATCCGCGAGATCCTCGAAGCCCACAACCCGCCCAAGGGCACCCCTGGTGACCTCGGCGCTGGCCACAAGGGTCTCTACGACACCATCAACAACTCGCTCCACTTCCAGCTCGGTCTGGCCCTGGCTTCCCTGGGCGTTGTGACCAGCCTGGTGGCGCAGCACATGTATTCGATGCCGTCCTACGCGTTCATCGCGAAGGACTACACCACACAGGCTGCGCTTTACACCCACCACCAGTACATCGCCATCTTCCTGATGTGCGGTGCCTTCGCTCACGGTGCGATCTTCTTCATCCGTGATTACGACCCCGAAGCCAATAAGGACAATGTCCTGGCTCGGATGCTCGAACACAAAGAAGCGATCATCAGCCACCTGAGCTGGGTATCTCTGTTCCTCGGTTTCCACACCCTGGGCCTCTACGTCCATAACGACGTGGTGGTGGCCTTCGGTACCCCCGAGAAGCAGATCCTGGTGGAGCCCGTGTTCGCACAGTTCGTGCAGGCCGCCTCTGGTAAGGCTATGTACGGCTTCGATGTGCTCCTCTCCAATGGCGCTAGCGCTGCTAGCAATGCCAGCGCCGCCTACATGGGCGGTTGGATGGATGCCATCAACGACGGTGGCAACGATCTGTTCCTGCAGATCGGCCCTGGCGACTTCCTGGTGCACCACGCCATCGCCCTGGGTCTGCACACCACCACCTTGATCCTGGTGAAGGGTGCCCTGGATGCCCGGGGTTCCAAGCTGATGCCCGACAAAAAGGACTTCGGCTACTCCTTCCCCTGCGACGGCCCCGGCCGTGGCGGCACCTGCGACATCAGTGCCTGGGACGCCTTCTATCTGGCTGTCTTCTGGGCCCTGAATACCGTGGGCTGGCTCACCTTCTATTGGCACTGGAAGCACCTCGCCATCTGGCAGGGCAACGTGGCTCAGTTCAACGAATCCAGCACCTATCTGATGGGCTGGTTCCGCGACTACCTGTGGCTCAACTCCTCTCAGCTGATCAACGGTTACAACCCGTATGGCAGCAACAACCTCGCCGTCTGGGCCTGGATGTTCCTGTTCGGTCACCTGATCTGGGCCACCGGCTTCATGTTCCTGATCTCCTGGCGCGGTTATTGGCAGGAACTGATCGAGACCATCGTCTGGGCTCACCAACGCACTCCGCTCGCCAACCTGGTGGGCTGGCGCGACAAGCCCGTGGCTCTCTCGATCGTTCAGGCTCGTGTGGTTGGTCTGGCTCACTTCACCGTGGGCTACTTCGTGACCTACGCCGCCTTCCTGATCGCCTCAACTTCTGGCAAGTTCGGCTGA